The Breoghania sp. genome has a segment encoding these proteins:
- a CDS encoding pirin family protein, with product MSRRPEDPAPGDGAACDAVETIIVPRVSDIGGFEVRRALPSIKKRMVGPFIFFDQMGPAEFITGEGLDVRPHPHIGLSTVTYLYDGEIFHRDSLGSAQAIRPGDVNWMTAGRGIVHSERTAPEVRESSFNLFGIQTWVALPKEKEEIAPTFTHHGKADLPVIADKGAEVRLIIGELYGERSPTPSHSETFYADVALEAGARIPVDIGHEERAIYTLSGEIEISGDRFGPGQLLVLRPADALHVTALTDARFQLLGGEPMDGRRYVWWNFVSSSKERIDQAKAEWKAGRFDIVPGDEDDFIPLPD from the coding sequence ATGTCGAGGCGACCTGAAGATCCGGCACCGGGCGACGGTGCGGCCTGCGATGCGGTTGAAACCATCATCGTGCCACGGGTCAGCGATATTGGCGGTTTCGAGGTGCGCCGCGCGCTTCCTTCCATCAAGAAGCGAATGGTCGGCCCCTTCATCTTCTTCGATCAGATGGGACCGGCGGAGTTCATCACCGGCGAGGGGCTGGACGTCCGTCCCCATCCCCATATCGGTCTTTCCACCGTCACCTACCTCTATGATGGCGAGATCTTCCATCGCGACAGCCTTGGCTCCGCGCAGGCCATCCGCCCCGGAGACGTGAACTGGATGACGGCGGGGCGCGGGATTGTGCATTCGGAGCGCACCGCGCCAGAGGTGCGAGAAAGCTCCTTCAATCTCTTCGGCATCCAGACATGGGTCGCCTTGCCGAAGGAAAAGGAGGAGATCGCCCCCACCTTCACGCATCACGGCAAGGCGGACCTGCCGGTGATCGCCGACAAGGGCGCTGAGGTGCGGCTCATTATCGGCGAGCTTTATGGCGAGAGATCCCCCACGCCGAGCCATTCTGAAACCTTCTATGCCGATGTGGCCCTTGAAGCGGGCGCGCGTATACCGGTCGATATCGGTCATGAGGAACGCGCCATCTATACGCTTTCCGGCGAGATCGAGATCTCCGGCGACCGGTTCGGCCCCGGCCAGCTGTTGGTCCTGCGCCCGGCTGACGCCCTTCATGTGACCGCACTCACCGATGCCCGCTTCCAGCTGCTGGGCGGCGAGCCGATGGACGGGCGGCGCTATGTGTGGTGGAATTTCGTCTCCTCGTCCAAGGAACGCATCGACCAGGCCAAGGCGGAGTGGAAAGCCGGTCGCTTCGACATTGTTCCCGGCGATGAGGACGACTTCATTCCCCTGCCCGACTGA
- a CDS encoding ChaN family lipoprotein produces the protein MTLPARPLAAALRIFASVAVCTLLAPAAHALPPLTQDWQATLNRDNPLLGRIWSVKEGDFVTPDVLARDIASARFVLAGETHDNPDHHLRQAWIVSVLAEAGRKPAIVYEMIPADKSAALADYLATSPKDGSGMGTALDWDASGWPAWSMYQPIADAALAAHMPMAAGDLSRKVLKDFRTDGLEALGPDVLKKWRVSTPLPEAGLETLKQDLRDGHCGLLPEPAVDAMVPIQRARDASLADGMIENATEDGAVLIAGRGHVRADMAAPWYLRQRAPDAAMLIVAMVELEAGESKPSDYMPAPGLYDYIWFTPKAKRADKCEELRARFKPKKD, from the coding sequence ATGACCTTGCCTGCCCGCCCACTGGCTGCCGCGTTGCGCATTTTTGCCAGCGTCGCCGTTTGCACCCTTCTTGCCCCCGCCGCTCATGCGCTCCCGCCTCTTACCCAGGATTGGCAGGCGACGCTCAACCGGGACAATCCGTTGCTTGGCCGTATCTGGTCCGTGAAGGAAGGAGACTTCGTCACGCCGGATGTCCTGGCCAGGGATATCGCCTCCGCCCGGTTCGTTCTGGCCGGAGAGACGCATGACAATCCCGATCATCATCTCAGGCAGGCATGGATCGTCTCCGTCCTGGCCGAAGCCGGGCGCAAGCCCGCCATTGTCTATGAGATGATCCCGGCCGACAAATCCGCAGCCCTGGCGGATTATCTTGCGACCTCTCCCAAGGACGGCTCCGGTATGGGGACGGCGCTGGATTGGGATGCCTCCGGCTGGCCCGCATGGTCGATGTATCAACCCATCGCGGATGCCGCCCTGGCCGCCCACATGCCGATGGCGGCAGGCGACCTTTCGCGCAAGGTCCTGAAGGATTTCCGCACAGACGGCCTGGAGGCCCTTGGGCCGGATGTCTTGAAGAAATGGCGGGTCTCGACACCGCTTCCCGAAGCTGGCCTTGAAACGCTGAAGCAGGATCTGCGAGACGGCCATTGCGGCCTTCTGCCGGAACCCGCTGTCGATGCGATGGTTCCGATCCAGCGCGCCCGCGATGCGTCGCTCGCGGATGGGATGATCGAAAACGCCACCGAGGACGGGGCCGTTCTCATCGCCGGGCGCGGCCATGTTCGCGCCGACATGGCGGCGCCGTGGTACCTGCGCCAACGCGCGCCGGATGCCGCGATGCTAATCGTGGCCATGGTGGAACTGGAAGCGGGGGAGAGCAAGCCCTCCGACTACATGCCCGCCCCCGGCCTTTACGACTACATCTGGTTCACGCCCAAAGCCAAGCGCGCCGACAAATGCGAGGAACTGCGCGCCCGCTTCAAGCCGAAGAAGGACTAG
- a CDS encoding LysR family transcriptional regulator yields MNWDDVRIFLAVARAGQLLAAGRRLGLNHATVARRVSALEAALKVKLMDRRTNGCHLTPAGERFLTSAEAMEAEMLAATAATDADMDLSGTVRIGAPDGFGVAFLAPRLGELTARHPGLTVQLVPGPRSISLSRREADIAVAVERPEHGRLVARKLVDYTLGLFAHARYLESHGTPAGPADLKEHQLVGYVEDLVFSPALAYASEVAKDWQARFEIASTLGQTEAVRAGAGIGILHSFIARRDPALMPVLPDKTINRAYWLVYHETLRDQRRIRVVADFITDLVDREKGIFA; encoded by the coding sequence ATGAACTGGGACGATGTCCGCATCTTTCTGGCGGTGGCACGCGCAGGGCAATTGCTGGCGGCGGGCCGCAGGTTGGGCTTGAACCACGCCACGGTGGCGCGCCGCGTGAGCGCACTGGAAGCGGCGCTTAAGGTCAAGTTGATGGACCGGCGTACCAATGGCTGCCACCTGACGCCCGCGGGCGAACGGTTCCTCACGTCCGCTGAGGCGATGGAGGCGGAAATGCTGGCGGCCACCGCCGCCACGGATGCCGACATGGATCTGTCTGGGACGGTGCGCATCGGCGCGCCCGACGGTTTCGGCGTTGCCTTTCTGGCCCCGCGTCTGGGCGAACTGACGGCTCGGCATCCCGGCCTTACGGTGCAACTGGTACCGGGTCCACGTTCCATTTCGCTGTCGCGGCGAGAGGCCGATATCGCGGTGGCGGTGGAGCGCCCCGAGCACGGACGCCTCGTTGCCCGCAAACTGGTGGACTACACGCTCGGTCTTTTCGCCCACGCGCGCTATCTGGAAAGCCACGGCACCCCTGCTGGTCCTGCGGATCTGAAAGAGCACCAGCTCGTGGGGTATGTGGAGGATCTCGTCTTCTCGCCCGCTCTTGCCTACGCAAGCGAGGTTGCCAAGGATTGGCAGGCCCGGTTCGAGATCGCTTCAACCTTGGGCCAGACCGAGGCGGTGCGGGCGGGGGCGGGCATCGGCATCCTGCACAGCTTCATCGCACGGCGCGATCCCGCGCTTATGCCGGTTCTGCCTGATAAGACCATCAACCGCGCCTATTGGCTCGTCTATCACGAGACGCTGCGCGACCAGCGCCGCATTCGCGTCGTCGCGGATTTCATTACGGATCTGGTGG
- a CDS encoding CoA-acylating methylmalonate-semialdehyde dehydrogenase, translating to MTQEIGHFIGGNHVAGTSGRTADVFNPATGEVQAKVALASPAEMRAAIENAAAAQPAWAATNPQRRARVLMKFVDLLHRDMDKLAEALSREHGKTLPDAKGDVIRGLEVAEFCIGAPHMMKGEYSEGAGPGIDMYSMRQPVGVAAGITPFNFPAMIPMWKFCPAIAAGNAFILKPSERDPSVPMMLAELMLEAGLPAGILNVVNGDKEAVDAILDDDIIQAIGFVGSTPIAQYVYSRGCAAGKRVQCFGGAKNHMLIMPDADMDQAVDALVGAGYGAAGERCMAVSVAVPVGEAAANLLMEKLIPRVENLKIGPYTAGDDVDFGPLVTREAYNRVKSLVDRGVAEGATLAVDGRNFKLQGYENGNFIGGCLFDNVTKDMDIYKTEIFGPVLSVVRAKTYEEAIDLPMSHEYGNGVAIFTRDGDTARDFCARINIGMVGVNVPIPVPLAYHTFGGWKRSGFGDLNQHGPDAFKFYTRTKTVTSRWPSGTKEGAEFSIPTMG from the coding sequence ATGACCCAGGAAATCGGACATTTCATCGGCGGCAATCATGTCGCCGGAACGTCGGGTCGCACCGCCGACGTCTTCAATCCCGCCACGGGTGAGGTTCAGGCAAAGGTTGCGCTTGCCTCGCCCGCCGAGATGCGTGCGGCCATCGAAAACGCCGCCGCCGCGCAGCCCGCATGGGCCGCGACCAACCCGCAGCGCCGCGCCCGTGTGCTAATGAAATTCGTCGACCTGCTTCACCGCGACATGGACAAGCTGGCCGAAGCGCTGTCGCGCGAGCATGGCAAGACGCTGCCGGACGCCAAGGGCGACGTGATCCGTGGCCTGGAAGTGGCGGAATTCTGCATTGGCGCACCGCACATGATGAAGGGCGAGTATTCCGAAGGCGCGGGCCCCGGCATCGACATGTATTCCATGCGCCAGCCAGTGGGCGTTGCGGCGGGCATCACCCCCTTCAACTTCCCGGCCATGATCCCGATGTGGAAATTCTGCCCGGCGATCGCGGCCGGCAACGCCTTTATCCTGAAGCCGTCCGAGCGTGATCCCTCCGTGCCGATGATGCTGGCGGAACTGATGCTGGAAGCCGGTCTTCCGGCGGGTATTCTGAATGTGGTCAATGGCGACAAGGAAGCCGTCGACGCCATTCTCGATGACGACATCATCCAGGCCATCGGCTTCGTCGGCTCCACGCCGATCGCGCAGTATGTGTATTCGCGCGGCTGCGCGGCGGGCAAGCGCGTACAGTGCTTCGGCGGTGCGAAGAACCACATGTTGATCATGCCGGATGCCGACATGGATCAGGCCGTCGATGCGCTGGTGGGCGCGGGCTATGGCGCGGCGGGCGAACGCTGCATGGCCGTCTCCGTTGCTGTCCCGGTGGGCGAGGCTGCGGCCAACCTGCTGATGGAAAAGCTCATCCCGCGCGTGGAAAACCTGAAGATCGGCCCCTACACGGCCGGTGACGACGTGGATTTCGGTCCGCTGGTGACCAGGGAAGCCTATAACCGCGTCAAAAGCCTTGTTGACCGCGGCGTGGCGGAAGGCGCGACGCTCGCCGTCGATGGCCGCAATTTCAAGCTCCAGGGCTACGAGAACGGCAACTTCATCGGCGGCTGTCTCTTCGACAATGTCACCAAGGACATGGACATCTACAAGACCGAGATTTTCGGCCCCGTCCTGTCCGTGGTGCGCGCCAAGACCTATGAGGAAGCCATCGACCTGCCGATGAGCCATGAATATGGCAACGGCGTCGCGATCTTCACCCGCGACGGCGATACGGCGCGCGATTTCTGCGCCCGCATCAACATCGGCATGGTGGGTGTGAACGTGCCGATCCCGGTGCCGCTGGCCTACCACACCTTCGGCGGCTGGAAGCGGTCCGGTTTTGGCGACCTGAACCAGCACGGCCCGGACGCCTTCAAGTTCTACACCCGCACCAAGACGGTCACCTCGCGCTGGCCGTCGGGAACGAAGGAAGGCGCGGAGTTCTCCATCCCGACCATGGGGTGA